The genomic DNA TCTATGACATTGTAATGCCGAAAAAGCATTAGTATCCTTTTCAGGCCGTTATCCGAAAGCTCCCTGCTAAGTATATCCTTTACTTCCTGTTTCTCTGAAGTGGAGGCTGACTGAAGAAGATAAATAAGTGGAAGTGTGACCTTACCCTCTTCGAGGTCTTTGCCGAGCCTCTTGCCCAACTCGCCTTCCTCTGCCATATAATCTAATACATCGTCTGCCATCTGAAAGGCAGTGCCTGCCTTAAGCCCAAACCGTGCAAGTGCATCCTCTTCACGAGAAGGCATTCCTCCAATGATTGCGCCAATCCTACATGCAGATGATATGAGTATTCCGGTCTTTGCCGATATTATACGTCTATATTCCGCCTCTGTGATTTCAGTGTCTCCGGATTTCTGAAGCTGGAAAAGCTCTCCTTCTGTCATGCTTGTAGTTGCATGAGAAAGGGCCTCCATGACTTTCTGGTTTCCGAATGAGACAGCAGTCTTTAGTGCATTGGAATAAAGGAAATCTCCCACTAAGATGACGACCTGATTACCCCATACAGAGTGGGCAGTAGGCATTCCCCTTCTCAACTGGGCGGCATCTACCACATCGTCATGAAGAAGGGATGCAGTGTGTATTAGCTCTATGATACTTGCAAGAGATATATGGTCATTGCCTTTGTATCCGGCAAATCTTGCGCTTGAAAGCAAAAACAGGGGTCTCAGCCTTTTGCCTCCGCTATTAAGTATATATGCGCCAACAAAGGGTATAAGAAGTGCATTGCTTTGCAACATCTTTTTGAGTTTTTCCTCGACTAAGAGAAGCTCTGCTTCGTATGCATCAAAGACCCTTTGAATGTCAACTGTCCGATGATAATTAAGCATAACTTAAAGCCTCAACCCATCGAGATTTACATCTTTTTTCATAAGCCTTTTGATGTCCGTAGGTCTAAATGCGCCAAGCTCCGTAATGATTGCAGTAACATACTTTGCAGGCGTAACATCGAATGCCATATTCCTTACATCTATGCCATCAGGTGCAATCCTGCATCTTCCAAACACATTGGTGACCTCCTCTGAAGACCTTTCCTCTATTGGAATCTTATCGCCTTTTGCCATCGAGAAATCGATACTGCTTAGCGGTGCGGCAACATAAAATGGAATCCTGTTTTCCTTTGCAAGCACTGAAACCGAATATGTGCCTATCTTGTTTGCAACATCTCCGTTTCTGACGGTTCTGTCCGTGCCAACGATAACGAGGTCTATCTCGCCTTTCCTCATGAGTGCACCTGCCGAGTTATCCGTAATAAGGGTCACGGGTATGCCTGCCTGCATGAGCTCCCACGAGGTGAGCCTTGCTCCCTGTAAAAGAGGCCTTGTCTCGTCTACAAACACATGAATACTTTTCCCCTCTTCCTTTGAAACGAGCATAGGGGCCGTGGCAGTTCCATAACCGCCTGTTGCCAATGCTCCTGCATTACAGTGCGTGAGGATTCTACTGCCATCGTCGATGAACCTTGCACCCCATCTTCCAATGGCTTTGTTTATCTCTATATCCTCGTTGAGGATATTTATAGCCTCTTGAACCAAGAGAGACTTGAGGCTGTCGACAGGCTCGTGTCTTTTGTCCTTGAGAAACCTCTGAATCCTCATAACCGCCCATTTAATATTCACTGCAGTAGGCCTTGTCATTAGAAGTGTGTCAAAGACAGGCTCGAGGGCATTTAGAAACCCTTTAAAGTCCTTTGCCTTAATCTCTTGTGCTCCCAGTGCAATGCCCATCGAAGTGGCAATTCCAATGGCAGGCGCACCCCTTATCTTCATGGTCTTTATCGCATCTGCTACCATGTGGTAGTCTGTAAGCTCTATATAGGATACCTCAAGGGGAAGAAGGCTCTGGTCTATCATCCTAACCCTGCCATCAGACCACTCTATTGTCTTAAACATCCTGCCTCCTTTGGAAAACCTATTTATTTTAAACCAAACCGCCCTGTTTTTTCCTCTTCACTCCCTCTTGGTTTGAGATTTGGAATTTAACCACCTTAAAACACAGGGTTCTTTACAACTGTAGTCACTATCATGACAGTGCTTAACGCAATCATCACTATAACAGTTGTCCATGTGATGTAATTGTAAGTCTTTGGGTTCACATACTCACCCATGATTTTTCTGTTATTGACGAGTGATAGGGCAAATATAAGGACAAATGGAAGAAGCATGCCGTTTATTACAGAGGAGGTAATCATAAGGCTTATAAGAGGCGCCTTTGGTATAAGGATAACGACAGCACCTATAACAATCATAAACGTGTAAATCCACATGAACTGAGGAGCCTCCTTGAATGTCTTATTGACGCCTCTTTCCCATCCCATTGCCTCGCATATGTAATATGCAGTTGCAAGCGGAACGATTATTGCTCCAAGAAGGGATGCATTGGCAAGACTCACTCCGAATATCAAAAAGGCATAATTTCCTGCAAACGGCTTAAGGGCAATTGCGGCCTCCTGCGCATCGTTTATCCTTATGCCCTGAGAAAAAAGCGTTGCCGCACATGTAACGATTATAAAAAATGCGATTATGTCTGTTATAGAACAGCCTATTATGACATCGAGCCTCGATGCACCATAATGTTCCCTTCCGATTGCCTTTTCGGCAATGGAGGACTGAAGGTAAAACTACATCCATGGAGTGATTGTAGTTCCTATGAGGGCTACACTAAGCAGTATGAACTCAGTGTCCAATTTAAATGTTGGAAGAAATGTTCCACGGAAAACAGAATGCCACTCAGGCTCTGCCATAAAACCCGAAACCACATAGCCAAAATACAAAAGACAGGCAAAAAGCAGGATTCTTTCGACGAACCTGTAACTGCCCTTTGTCACAAGCATCCAGATAGATACAGCACCTATTGGCACTGCAATGTATTTGTTAACGCCCAAAAGCTCCCAGCTTGCTGCCCAGCCTGCAAACTCAGCCACCGTGGTGCCCATATTTGCAAAGAAAAGCCCAAGCATCATAAAAAATGTTGCCTTAACACCATAGTTTTCCCTTATAAGGTCAGAAAGTCCCTTGCCTGTAACAACACCCATCCTTGCCACCATCTCCTGTATGACTATAAGCGAAAGTGTAGTTGGTATCAGAAGCCAAAGCATCGAATAACCAAACCTTGCGCCTGCCACAGAGTATGTAGCTATGCCTCCTGCATCGTTATCTATGTTTGCGGTTATTATCCCAGGGCCCATCAGGGAAAGAAAAAGAATAATCCTTTTTGGAAAGCTCATACCTTACCCCTTTTACGACGCGGAAGTATGGTATCTACAATATCGTC from Nitrospirota bacterium includes the following:
- a CDS encoding polyprenyl synthetase family protein, whose product is MLNYHRTVDIQRVFDAYEAELLLVEEKLKKMLQSNALLIPFVGAYILNSGGKRLRPLFLLSSARFAGYKGNDHISLASIIELIHTASLLHDDVVDAAQLRRGMPTAHSVWGNQVVILVGDFLYSNALKTAVSFGNQKVMEALSHATTSMTEGELFQLQKSGDTEITEAEYRRIISAKTGILISSACRIGAIIGGMPSREEDALARFGLKAGTAFQMADDVLDYMAEEGELGKRLGKDLEEGKVTLPLIYLLQSASTSEKQEVKDILSRELSDNGLKRILMLFRHYNVIEESMKRASGLVEDAKSELSIFQPSSHGDEMFELADYALMRQN
- the mtnA gene encoding S-methyl-5-thioribose-1-phosphate isomerase, coding for MFKTIEWSDGRVRMIDQSLLPLEVSYIELTDYHMVADAIKTMKIRGAPAIGIATSMGIALGAQEIKAKDFKGFLNALEPVFDTLLMTRPTAVNIKWAVMRIQRFLKDKRHEPVDSLKSLLVQEAINILNEDIEINKAIGRWGARFIDDGSRILTHCNAGALATGGYGTATAPMLVSKEEGKSIHVFVDETRPLLQGARLTSWELMQAGIPVTLITDNSAGALMRKGEIDLVIVGTDRTVRNGDVANKIGTYSVSVLAKENRIPFYVAAPLSSIDFSMAKGDKIPIEERSSEEVTNVFGRCRIAPDGIDVRNMAFDVTPAKYVTAIITELGAFRPTDIKRLMKKDVNLDGLRL